In Hydractinia symbiolongicarpus strain clone_291-10 chromosome 13, HSymV2.1, whole genome shotgun sequence, a single genomic region encodes these proteins:
- the LOC130623758 gene encoding ATP-dependent DNA helicase Q4-like → MDKILQLFCRLQQTFLNNIILKPQQVKCFEHLLNGYDVIGVLPTGFGKSLLFHLLADFLPRKSVQNIVLVVCPLNSIIDDQLKVLEVRGIGAGVLHLEQIVVPEKLFSCDENGEPEIPISIKNGELKLTQNLCLVSEDKNC, encoded by the coding sequence ATGGACAAGATATTGCAATTATTTTGTAGATtgcaacaaacttttttaaataatattatctTAAAGCCACAGCAAGTTAAATGTTTCGAGCATCTTTTAAATGGATATGATGTTATTGGTGTTTTACCTACTGGATTTGGGAAATCCTTGTTGTTTCATTTGTTGGCAGACTTTTTGCCAAGAAAGAGTGTCCAAAATATAGTATTGGTGGTGTGCCCTCTTAATTCTATCATAGATGACCAGTTGAAAGTTTTAGAAGTGAGAGGTATTGGTGCTGGGGTGCTTCATTTGGAGCAAATAGTTGTGCCTGAAAAATTGTTTTCGTGTGATGAGAATGGTGAGCCTGAAATAccaatttcaattaaaaatggcGAATTAAAACTCACCCAGAATCTCTGCTTAGTGTCAGAGGACAAGAATTGCTAA
- the LOC130624159 gene encoding uncharacterized protein LOC130624159, producing MDQPTVLGFQFEPEFQDDEEHSEPEEYSDISLDDANLRAITAEGDRKAGVDGWCTCGHWVVLDTERECICCHEIDEIKYFKLDDCRCITEHDSFSNVMLDRGVLWTALVSLYDRENASLPCDRDNVPSQSYRYASYRQFSWFIHTRLGRGVRRVISACVVAKIRTAFPSESGNYTGFREGGTNVPEIEMVWQFAAHEDESD from the exons ATGGATCAACCAACGGTACTTGGTTTTCAGTTTGAACCAGAATTTCAGGATGATGAAGAACATTCTGAACCTGAAGAATATTCTGATATTTCTTTGGATGATGCGAACTTGCGAGCTATTACAGCGGAGGGAGATAGGAAAGCTGGGGTCGATGGTTGGTGTACTTGTGGGCACTGGGTCGTATTGGATACGGAAAGAGAGTGCATATGCTGCCACGAGATAGacgaaataaaatatttcaaattagaCG ATTGCAGATGTATCACTGAGCACGATAGCTTTTCAAACGTGATGCTGGACAGGGGTGTTCTGTGGACTGCTTTGGTATCGTTATATGACAGGGAAAATGCATCGTTACCATGTGATAGGGATAACGTACCTAGCCA ATCATATCGCTACGCATCGTACAGACAGTTTAGTTGGTTCATCCATACTAGGTTGGGACGAGGTGTGCGGAGAGTCATTTCTGCTTGTGTCGTTGCTAAAATAAGAACAGCCTTCCCTTCTGAAAGTGGTAATTACACTGGGTTTAGAGAGGGAGGAACGAATGTTCCCGAGATTGAAATGGTGTGGCAATTTGCAGCTCACGAAGACGAAAGCGACTAA
- the LOC130623166 gene encoding uncharacterized protein LOC130623166 — protein MGYQVNMRPRHRSQCVQVTPDTTNIHCQRRLDDQGDWDKDDDVDDDENVDDDETDEDNYEFDDDCDDDNIVPQLNSTTIEKMRDLTPEFFANMLGLSLITSSNKSCIHNVDDETNEEELHDVSFNDSWLKKSEERCYKTDPMYEPDVEEDYEKINLVIPVQKKERIFLVFESCLKSLFKYCPKCGVILIRKSIKLKISGQQHLLPSTRQLELALDGQCDTPGHNATYSTVSAMDVNTNKIIEFNIVHVRKVKNSQNMEKEGFIRCPENIQKKHKLQREVVATDRNGQIRKLMRTDPCFNHIFHQFDPWNIAKGFVKKLTKASKKKGFHLLVEWAPATVNHLYWSVLTCNGDPNDLRERFCSIMHHVVNRHSNFVENKNYLKCELNDTDIRRKKWLKKGTQVYEKFKSIVLQRQVVADFFHMTRLVYTTLLEVFHSVKIRYLPKSIFFNMEKMIAGTQLAILDHNLNVDREQETSKKAEKEGNVKPIFRIAYSKPTKRFVAKKEKVAKEYNYLVDILGNIITRVEENRKVTTEKRSKRKLSLTVAPSEREDREVIIEQSTKYSRLKL, from the exons ATGGGGTATCAAGTTAATATGCGACCTCGACACAGAAGTCAATGTGTACAAGTAACGCCAGATACAACAAACATTCACTGTCAAAGACGTCTTGACG ACCAAGGCGACTGGGACAAAGACGACGATGTTGATGACGATGAAAatgttgatgatgatgaaactGATGAAGATAATTACGAGTTTGATGATGATTGTGACGACGATAACATTGTCCCCCAACTTAATAGTACCACTATTGAAAAAATGAGAGACCTGACTCCAGAATTCTTCGCCAACATGCTGGGATTATCTTTAATAACAAGCAGCAACAAGAGTTGTATACACAACGTAGACGATGagacaaatgaagaagaattgcACGATGTATCATTCAACGATTCGTGGTTGAAAAAGTCAGAAGAGCG CTGTTACAAGACTGATCCTATGTACGAGCCGGACGTTGAAGAAGATTACGAAAAGATTAATTTAGTAATTCCCGTGCAAAAGAAAGAGCGAATTTTCTTGGTGTTTGAATCCTGcctaaagtcactttttaagtACTGTCCAAAATGCGGCGTAATACTG ATTCGCAAAAGtattaaacttaaaatttctgGACAGCAGCACTTATTACCGTCTACGAG GCAGTTAGAACTTGCCCTTGATGGACAGTGTGACACTCCTGGACACAACGCAACATACTCAACAGTATCTGCAATGGATGTCAACacaaacaaaattattgaattcAACATTGTTCATGTTCGCAAG GTCAAAAACTCTCAAAATATGGAAAAGGAAGGATTTATTCGTTGCCCTGAAAACATTCAGAAAAAACATAAACTTCAAAGAGAAGTGGTTGCTACTGATAGAAACGGTCAAATTCGAAAATTGATGAGGACCGATCCTTGCTTTAATCACATCTTTCACCAATTTGATCCATGGAACATTGCTAAAGGATTTGTGAAAAAACTGACTAAAGCTTCAAAGAAAAAGG gGTTCCATCTGCTGGTAGAATGGGCCCCTGCGACAGTAAATCATTTATACTGGTCTGTTTTAACGTGTAATGGTGATCCGAATGACTTACGAGAGCGTTTTTGTTCCATTATGCATCATGTTGTAAACCGCCATTCCAATttcgttgaaaataaaaattacctaAAATGTGAACTCAACGACACTGACATTCGACGCAAGAAGTGGTTAAAGAAAGGAACGCAAGTTTATGAGAAGTTCAAATCTATTGTTCTTCAAAGACAAGTTGTCGCTGATTTTTTCCACATGACCCGATTGGTCTATACCACATTGTTGGAAGTATTTCATAGTGTCAAAATCCGCTATCTCCCCAAATCCATTTTTTTCAATATGGAAAAAATGATTGCGGGTACTCAGTTAGCCATTTTGGATCATAACTTAAATGTGGATAGAGAACAG GAGACATCTAAAAAAGCTGAAAAAGAGGGCAATGTGAAACCAATTTTTCGCATTGCCTATAGCAAACCAACAAAACGTTTTGTCGCCAAAAAGGAGAAAGTCGCAAAAGAATATAATTACCTTGTTGACATACTCGGTAATATAATCACACGAGTTGAAGAAAATAGAAAGGTAACCACGGAAAAGCGCAGCAAACGTAAGCTCAGTTTGACTGTAGCACCATCAGAGAGAGAAGACCGTGAAGTTATCATTGAGCAATCAACTAAGTATAGCAGATTAAAACTGtag
- the LOC130623167 gene encoding THAP domain-containing protein 2-like, producing MAWCAAVGCTNHTANNPEKVQFFKLPSNEDTRKKWIHALRRKNLPKRVFVCLKHFEEKCFDPSWDMQHQIFPRKIPRMLLKNAFPTIFCFQEQPKERKASVRRAQCREREEVMETAVVMELHEE from the exons ATGGCGTGGTGTGCTGCTGTAGGTTGTACTAATCATACGGCTAATAATCCCGAGAAAGTTCAGTTTTTTAAATTGCCGTCAAATGAAGATACGCGCAAAAAGTGGATACATGCTTTGCGGAGAAAAAATTTACCTAAAAGGgtctttgtttgtttaaaacattttgaagaaaaatgctTTGATCCAAGTTGGGACATGCAACACCAGATATTCCCGCGAAAAATCCCGAGAATGCTGTTAAAAAATGCCTTCCCaacaatattttgttttcaagaGCAACCAAAGGAAAGAAAGGCCTCAGTTCGAAGGGCCCAATGCAGAGAAAGAGAAGAG gtCATGGAAACTGCCGTAGTGATGGAATTGCATGAAGAATAA
- the LOC130623168 gene encoding uncharacterized protein LOC130623168, which yields MSSKKPMKLVLSPAKKSKQEVKCIIHNNNYKKETKLRAFTEKSAEKVKIASEIRNDENVTDLVSGDLSDLKFHQKCLDAYVHPKTLATIQKKKEKAEASDDETGDVNDIEEQQPTSTIRMSQRKRGRTGQSLAKQDECCICQKRKTSTTGSGYEKLSKCITESSALTLQTAALQNGANDELIGYISGRDWTGIVALELRYHVTCYRAFTKPVKTPSAITQVDKEALQHNFDFVELHALNKCEVLLLKDLVDIYNKHSVKGGITDRTMLKYVTEHFTDDIGVWQPRYGGTFIFSEKIPKGLIIDVRRRNLIDRESQKQRDTDIEIIKIAAEIIREEIRNMPFTYPIWPPTERSILSESTIIPPKLNQLITSIVSSIPQPHKRKQTTITSICQDIIYSASNTKHKTSKHVLLSLCTKRKTGSKDLVKWLNRFGHCISYDETAYLETFLANEEIKNQMVKFYVPYSVQPSSFITFVWDNNDINPETLSGTSMHCTNGIIVQLRRDDMVDFDSERINYAKPPRRRSFKYIPDQLEEYTTKKRFNPISMKNVRLDSIEDHLSTSACTESIWALLRFQAKQNNVPQSIPAWTGFNYLLDGEVTHQTHEISYLPAINDSPTKMDVVMELLVQSKVKAEALGLLETDVVLDQAIYAKAVEILQDPANVELKTFISLRMGAFHTSCIFIAVIGKRFADGGLRDLIIESNILGECSFVYISPMNLREVRPAPDALLEMVSCSCRKSSSCAKETCVCSSYDLPCTDLCSCNCVDQGSDNDEIILENDVEVDSSDDESEDDTEDEETLFSD from the exons ATGAGCTCAAAGAAACCGATGAAACTCGTTCTATCTCCAGCTAAAAAAAGTAAGCAAGAAGTGAAATGTATTATACACAACAACAATTACAAGAAAGAAACAAAGTTAAGAGCATTCACAGAAAAATCAGCCGAAAAAGTGAAAATAGCAAG TGAAATTCGAAATGATGAAAATGTCACAGATTTAGTGAGCGGCGATCTttccgatttgaaatttcatcaGAAATGTTTAGATGCGTATGTCCACCCAAAAACATTAGCTaccatacaaaagaaaaaagaaaaagctgaAGCAAGCGACGATGAAACGGGAGATGTTAACGACATAGAAGAACAACAACCAACTTCAACTATCCGAATGTCACAGAGAAAGAGAGGCAGAACAG GTCAATCACTTGCCAAGCAAGATGAGTGCTGTATCtgccaaaaaagaaaaacgagTACAACAGGTAGTGGCTACGAAAAACTCAGCAAGTGTATAACGGAAAGTTCTGCTCTCACGCTACAGACTGCAGCCCTACAAAATGGGGCAAATGATGAGTTGATAGGATATATTTCTGGTCGCGATTGGACGGGAATAGTTGCACTTGAATTGCGATATCATGTAACATGCTATCGAGCTTTCACCAAGCCCGTTAAAACACCTTCTGCAATCACTCAAGTAGACAAAGAGGCATTGCAGCATAATTTCGACTTTGTTGAGCTACATGCTCTAAATAAATGCGAAGTGCTACTACTGAAGGATTTGGTTGACATTTATAACAAGCATTCCGTAAAGGGCGGTATCACCGATCGAACTATGTTGAAATATGTTACGGAACATTTCACCGATGATATCGGAGTTTGGCAACCTCGGTATGGAGGGACatttattttttctgaaaaaataccTAAGGGGCTTATAATTGATGTACGGCGACGGAATCTTATTGATCGTGAAAGCCAAAAGCAACGTGATACTGACattgaaattatcaaaataGCAGCTGAAATAATAAGAGAAGAGATCAGAAACATGCCGTTCACATATCCTATTTGGCCACCGACAGAAAGAAGCATACTATCCGAAAGTACTATCATTCCaccaaagttaaatcaattaaTTACATCTATTGTGAGCTCGATACCTCAACCTCACAAACGGAAACAGACAACTATAACTTCGATATGTCAGGACATTATATATAGCGCTTCAAATACTAAGCACAAAACTTCAAAACATGTATTATTATCGCtttgtacaaaaagaaaaacggGCTCGAAAGATTTGGTTAAATGGTTGAACAGATTTGGACATTGCATATCATATGACGAAACTGCATACCTGGAAACATTTTTAGCCaacgaagaaataaaaaatcaaatggTGAAGTTTTATGTACCCTACTCCGTACAACCATCATCATTCATAACATTTGTTTGGGATAACAATGATATAAACCCGGAAACTTTAAGTGGAACGTCGATGCATTGTACCAATGGCATAATAGTTCAATTGAGAAGAGATGATATGGTTGATTTTGATAGCGAACGCATAAATTACGCAAAGCCACCAAGAAGAAGATCGTTCAAATATATACCTGATCAGCTGGAAGAGTACACTACCAAGAAAAG ATTCAACCCTATTTCAATGAAAAATGTTCGTCTTGACTCTATCGAAGATCATTTATCAACTTCCGCTTGTACCGAGTCCATATGGGCCTTGTTACGCTTTCAAGCGAAACAAAATAATGTTCCACAGTCAATACCTGCATGGACCGGCTTCAACTATTTGCTTGATGGTGAAGTCACACATCAAACTCATGAAATATCGTATTTACCAGCGATTAATGATTCTCCTACTAAGATGGATGTAGTTATGGAGCTTCTGGTTCAATCGAAAGTAAAAGCTGAAGCATTAGGATTGCTAGAAACAGACGTTGTTCTAGATCAAGCTATATATGCTAAAGCCGTAGAAATTCTTCAAGATCCTGCCAATGTGGAGCTAAAAACTTTCATTTCACTGAGGATGGGAGCATTTCACACTTCGTGTATTTTCATAGCTGTAATTGGTAAGCGGTTCGCCGATGGTGGTTTGCGTGACTTGATTATTGAATCTAACATATTGGGTGAGTGTTCCTTTGTTTATATAAGTCCCATGAATTTGAGAGAAGT ACGACCTGCACCAGATGCTCTATTGGAAATGGTTTCTTGCTCTTGCCGTAAGTCATCATCTTGCGCCAAAGAAACTTGTGTTTGTAGCTCGTACGATTTGCCTTGCACAGATTTATGCTCCTGTAACTGTGTTGATCAAGGATCAGACAATGACGAGATAATTCTCGAAAATGATGTTGAAGTCGATAGTTCTGATGACGAAAGTGAGGATGACACAGAAGATgaagaaactttattttcagattaA